The Candidatus Leptovillus gracilis genomic interval TGTGGGCGGCCGGATTGATGGTCAGGTCGCCGACGGTGATTGGCTCTGGCCGGCTGGGCGGTTCGGCGGCGCTGCCGCTGCGCCGCAAGACGGAACGCACATGGGCCAACAGCACATCGGGGTTGAAAGGTTTGGTGATGTAAGCGTCTGCGCCCAATTCCAACCCCAAAATTGTGTCCAATTCGCGCCGCCGGGCGGTGACAAAAATGACGGGCACGTTGTCCATTTCCAACTGCAAGTGGCGCAGGGCTTCCAGGCCATCCATGCCCGGCAGCCCTACATCCAGCAATACCAGGTCGGGGCGGTCGCGCCGGGCCAGGGCCAGCCCGTCTTCAGCGCTGCCGGCCGTGCTGACGCGATAGCCAGCCTGTTCCAATTTAAAGCCGATGCTGCGGCGCATCAATGTGTCGTCATCTACCACGAGAATGTGTTTGCCCATCATCTCCTGTCCTGCGCAAGAATGCGGCCATTTTACCAGAATCTTGCCAGATTCGATAGGCAGGGCCGCCTGCTGTGGGGCAGCTTGTGGGCGTGGTGGGTAAAGGGGTAACAAGGTGGCAGGTATTGGTTTGCGCCAATCCTGCCACCCATAGGAAGGGGAACAGTCAACAATTGATTGTTAACTGCTGACTGACAATAATGTGCCGCTTATCACCGGATCGCGGCCGCAGAGGAAGGGGGTGTCTATCTTCACTTCGATGACCAATTCCTGCCCATTGGCCGATAAGTCGCCGGTGGCGCGGGCAGTGATGTTCATGCCGCTGACCTCGAACGGGATGTTGGCGGCCAGGCGGCGCGGTTGGCGGTTGGTGGTGGTTCCGCTGGCGGTGGCGCTGGTGGCCGGCACAACGGCCGCGCCGCAGAAACCACCGGCGTTCACTTCTAGCCCTTCGCCGATGACGGCCGTACCCTCAACCACATTGCCGCGCTGGGTCAGCGACAGCGTCAGCGGGGCGCTGCTGCCAAAATCGCCATCAACGATACCCGCAAATGTGCCGGTGAATGGGCGGGAAACGGCCGTGCCCGCGGCAAACGTCGGCGCAGCAGCGGCCAACATAATCAAACCCAGCGCTAACAAGATGCCTGCATACCATTTTTTCATGATGCGTCCTTTTGATTGCTAATGGGGTGGGTACTCAGCCGGTTGCTGAGTACCCACCATCTCCTCACTTCTCTTCCCCGGTGGGTGTTGTGCGCTTGCCGCCCATCACCCACACACAAGAGTAAGCATAATGGAGGAACGGCCGTTTTGCCTTTAACGACAGTTTTTCATTACCTTATGAGGACCTTAAGCGTTCGTACAACGCCCTGGCAGGCCATCGCTGTGCCCCTCTCGCGGCGGCAATCTGGGTTTGGCAGAACCATAGAACGTTATACAATCCCAAACGTCTTCAGACAGCCTGGTGGTAGTGTCCACAAGTCGGTATCCAACGGTGGTGATTGAACGGATAGGACCGATTTTCACAGACAAATCACTCGAAAATCCGTGTCATCCGTGTATCAATTTTTACTTTGCCGACAGACTGCCAGGCCGGCCGTATCTTTGCCGATGGGCAAACCAAGAGGTGTTTCGCAAATGGCCCATCAAATGGTCCATCAAATGGGCCATCAAATGGTCCATCAAACGGATATGAAACCCAATCCCGAACCTTTACCGTTTTTTGTCTATGGCACGCTGCTGCCGGGTCAGCCCAATGCTTATTTGTGGCAAGAGGCTGTCGCCGGGCAGCAAACGGCCGTACTGCCTAACGGCCGTCTCTATGACTTAGGCGCTTTTCCTATGTTGGTGCAAGAGGGTGAGGAATCTGTGCGGGGTGTGCTGCTCCAGATAGAGGCGGAACAGTATCAACAGGTGCTGGACCGTTTGGACGCGCTGGAAGGATATGACCCAACCCGGCCAGACGCTTCGGCTTACCGGCGGGTGAAGTGTCTGGTCACTGGGGCAGACGGCCGTCTCTATACCGCCTGGGTCTATCTGGGGCACACCGCCGCCCAGCCAGATATGAAGCCTATCCCCGGCGGTGACTGGGCCGCCTATGCGGCGGCCACGTTTCCCGACATCGAGCAGTGGTGGCAATCCATCGCGTCTGTCCACGGCCTGCTCAATCCACCCCCTACCGGCGCATAAAAATCATTCACCCCCGACCATCCAAAACTGACCACTGACCACTGACCACTGAACACTGGCCCCACAACTACCGGTATTTCTCCTGCAAAGCCCGTTCCATGCGCCGTTGATCGTCGCGCTTGGCGATGTCTTGCCGTTTGTCCTGCTTTTGTTTGCCCCGCGCCAGGGCGATTTCAATTTTGGCACGGCCGTCTTTCAAATACAGCCGCGTGGGAATCAGTGTTAAACTTTTCTGGGCTATCTGGTCCAGAATTTTGTTGATTTCGCGCCGGTGCAGCAGCAGTTTGCGCGGCCGTACCGGGTCATGGTTTTCCCGTGTGCCGTGAACGTAAGGGGCGATGTGAACGTCTACCAGCCACAGTTCCCCTTTGCGCGCCTGCACGTAGCTGTTTTGCAGGTTCACCTGATGGTCGCGGATGGACTTGATTTCTGTGCCGGTTAACACCAGCCCCGCCTCGAATTTGTCCAACAGTTGAAAATCAAACGTCGCCCGTTTGTTTTTGGCTATTACTTTGATGCTGCCCTCTGGTTTTGCCATGTTGGTTAGGCGCTAACAGCGCCACTATCGACAATTAATTGTCATTCTGAGCGGAGTCTGCGGAGCGAAGAATCCCCATTTGTCTGCTGCAAGGGGGGATTCTTCCTCGAAGACTCGTCAGAATGACGCCTTCTTCTGCCAGTGTTGTCTGGCAAAAGACATGGTTAGTTAGTTGGTGTCTGAATTGACAATTAACAATTCTCCCCCGCTACTGCCCGGTCTGCAAATATTCTATCGCCCGTTCCAACTGCGTATCTCCCTCGCCGCCCAGGTCGAAATCATCGGGCGAGGGGATTTCGATGTCCGGGGCGATGCCGGCGTCGCTGATGGAGATATTGGCCGGGGTGTACCAGCGGGCAATGGTCACGCGCAGTTCCGCGCCATTGGACAGGGTATGAAGCTGCTGCACCGACCCCTTGCCAAACGTTGTTTCGCCGATGAGGATGGCGCGATCGTTGTCGCCCAGCGCCCCGGCGACAATTTCCGACGCGCTGGCGCTGCCGGCGTTCACCAGCAGTACCATCGGTATTTCTTCGCCTTCGTCGCCAGGCACGGCCGTAAATGTTTCCGACAAGCCCTTGTTGTTTCGCTCAAACAAAATCACCCCGTCGGCCAAAAACAGGTCAGCGATGCGGATAGATTGGTCCAGGAAACCGCCGGGGTTGTCGCGCAAATCGAAGATGATGCTTTGCGCCCCCTGCGCTGTCAGTTCGTTCAGCGCTTCGCGCACCCGTTGGTTGGCGTTGGCGTTAAACTCCGTCAGGCGAATATAACCAATGTCATCCGTCACCATGCTGGTCTCGATGATGGGAATCTCGAAGCGCGTCCGTGTTACGGTAAATTCCAGCTCCTCATCGCCGCCGCGCAGGATGGTGAGGACCACCACGCTGCCCTGCGGTCCGCGCACCTTCAACAGCACCTCGTCTATGCCCTGCCCGATAATGGATTCGCCATCCACGGCGATGATCAGGTCGCCGGCGCGCAGGCCCACCAGATCGGCCGGTTGGCCGTTGATGGGGCGCACAATTTCAATGAAGCCATCCTCGGTTTCGCGGACAAAAGCGCCAATGCCTTCCACCGAACCACCCATGTCCTGGCGCAGCCGGGCGGCCACCTCTGGCACAACAAAACGGGTGTAGGGGTCATCTAGTGCATTGATGGAACTGCCGATGATGGCGTACAGCAGTTCTTCGTCGTCCGGCAGTTCGCCATCATACTGCTGCCCAATGATGTTCCAGGCTTCGTAAAAAATGTCCAGGTCGAGGTCTTGTACCACTTCGGGCACGGCCGTTTCCGGGGTTGTCTCGGTGGGCTGGGGTGTGGGTGGGTCTGGTTGGGCCACCACCTCGGTCGCTGTTTCCGCCTGGGGGGTGGTGGGTACGGTGGTGGTGGGGATGGGCACGGCCGTTTCTACCACCGTCTCCACCACTGTGACCACCACTTCCACCTGCCGCGTCACTTCGACCAACTCGGTCACTGTTTCGACGGCCGTGTTATTAAACGCGCTGGCCCGGCCCAGGAAGAAACTGGCGGCGCTCATGGTGCTTACCAGACAAACCAGGCCCAGACCGCCCACAATCCATACAATCCACTTTACCGGCGAGGATTTAGAATCATTCATTGTCAACTCTCGTTTTGTAAAAATTCAAGGGCGCGGTTGAGGACCTCATCACGGCCGTTGTCAATCGCTTCCTGAGTAACGACTACAGTAATATCCGGCTGCAACCCCTGCTGATCAATCTGGTGGTGGTTTGGCGTAAACCAGCGCGCCGATGTCACATGCACTGATGAGCCATCGCTAAGGTCATAGACCAACTGCACCGACCCTTTGCCATAGGTCTGGTGGTCGCCGATGAGAGTGGCCCGTTCCCGGTCTTGCAATGCCCCGGCCACAATCTCCGAAGCGCTGGCCGTGCCCGCGTTCACCAGCACTACCAGCGGCGTGTCTGGGGACAGGGTAGTGGTGGTCGCCATATAGGCGCGTTCCCCTTCATCTTTGCTCACCTGGTACAAAATTGGTCCATTCGCCAGGAAATGGTCGGCCACTTCCACGGCGGCGTTCAGCAGCCCGCCGCCGTTGTTACGCAGGTCCAAAATCAGCGTGGTCGCCCCTTGCTCCTGCAAACTGGTGATGGCTTCAGCCACTTCCCGGCTGCTTTCGCCGCTAAAACGGGCCAACCGAATGTAGCCGATGGTGTTGTCGTCGCCCATCAACCGGTAGCTGACCGAGGGGTCCAGAATATCGCCGCGCACAATTTCCAGGTCTACCGGTTCCGTTTCGCCGGGATGGATGACTGTCAGCACGACCACTGTGCCTTTTTCGCCGCGCACCATGTCGCGCACGGCCGTTACCGCCAGGTCCGGCGTAATCTCCAACCCATCCACGGCCAGCAGCACATCCCCCAACAGCATCCCCGCCTTCTCCGCCGGGTTGCCGGGGATGGGTTCCAGAATAATTGGCCCGCCCTCTTCCGGCCGCGACAGCAGTGCGCCAATGCCGCCAAACGTGCCTTGCAGCGATTGGCGCTCCTCGGCCCGAGCTACCGGTTCAATAAACACGGTATACGGGTCTTGTAGATAAGACATGGAGCCGCGAATCGCGTTGTAGGTCAGGTCTCGCGTGGAGGGCATGTCGCCAATGAAGCTCTCTTCGATGCGCTCCCACGCTTCCCAAAAAACGTCAAACTCCTGGCGCTGCCGCACCAGCGTGCCGCCGGTTTGCAGCTCCACAAAATCATTGGTGAAATAACCGGCCACAAAAGCGCTGCCGGCAAGCAGCATTAACATGGCGATGGCTAAGATGTTGCGTGTTTTTTCTGACATAGTACAAAAAAACTGCCCGACATATCATGCACACATTCGGGCAGTTTAGCCTGTATTTTTGATTAAGTCTTTATGTTAAAACTGAAAAAAGATTGTAACACAGGTGTTCTGTAGGGCAATCTACGTTATAATTGTCTTAACCTGACATAACAGGCAGCCGGGGCAAAAACGCCGCTTTGCCCCCACCGGTTGGCCTGGCGTGTGAGGACTCGTCATCCGGTATGCGCCATAAGGCGCACGGATTACGGATGACGGGTAACGGACACCCGTCTACGTAAACCAGGGAATTCGTTCCCGCTAAATGATACCCTTCACCATGAGACACTTTTGGCGCATTGGCGTGCTGGTTACCCTTTTAGCCTGTCTTGTGCTGCCAGGGGGAAAGCAAACGGCCGTTCTTGCCCAGGAAGACACGCCAACCATTGCCCAGCAAGCTCAAGCCATTTTACAGGCGATGAGTGTCGCCGAGCGGGTGGGGCAGGTTTTTCTGGTGACGTTTGAAGGTGACAGCGCTCCCCAAAGCAGTGCGGTTGCTGACTTGATCTTGAATTATCATGTCGGTGGCGTGGTGCTGCTGGCAAATAATGACAATATCACCGGGTTTGGCGACCCGGCCAATGCGCCGGCACAGGTTGCCGCGCTGACCAATGATTTGCAGCGCCTTGCTCTGTTGGGCTTTTCTACAACCGATGACAGCCTGGAGTCAGACATCACGCCGATACCGGCCGACAACGACCAGCCAACGCCAACGGCCGTGCCCAGCCCCACCCCCGTCCCACGCAATGCCCCCATCCCCCTGTTCATTGCCATCAGCCAGGAAGGGGATGGTCCTCTGACAGACCAGATTATCAGCGGATTGACGGCCGTGCCCAGCAATATGGCTATCGGCGCAACCTGGAAGCCAGACAACGCCAACACTATTGGTACTCTTGTCGGGCGCGAGTTGAGCGCCCTGGGGTTGAATATGTTGTTTGGCCCGACGCTGGACGTGCTGGAGAACCCGATGTTGGCGGCAAACAGTGCCACCGGCACGCGCTCCTTTGGCGGCAGCGCCTATTGGGTGGGGCTGATGGGTCAGGCGTATGTGTCTGGGCTGCAACAGGGCAGCGGCGGCCGTCTGGCGGTCATCGCCAAATATTTTCCTGGCAGCGGCAGCAGTGACCGCCCTACCGACCAGGAAATCCCCACCATCCGCAAGTCGTTGGAACAGCTTCTGCAGACGGAACTGGTTCCGTTTTTAGCAGTCACCGGGCAAAATGGGGCTGGAACGGCCGTTGTCGAGGGTTTGCTCACCACCCATATCCGCTATCAAGGCTTCCAGGGTAACATCCGCGCCACCACAGCCCCGGTCAGTTTCGACCGGCAAGCCCTCAGCACATTGTTGGGCCTGCCTCGGCTGGCTGCCTGGTACCAAAACGGCGGTCTGCTTGTCTCCGATTCGCTTGGTGCGCGCTCCATCGAGCGTTACTACGACGACACAGAGCAAGAGTTTCCCCACCGGCGCGTCGCTAAAGACGCCTTTTTGGCCGGCAACGATCTCCTCTTGTTAGATGATTTTGCCCTGGGCGATGCTCCGTACAGCCAGCAGTTAGAGAATGTGCAGAATACGCTGCTCTGGTTTCAGGAATTGTATGTTACCGACCCGACCTTCCGGCAGCGGCTAGACGAGGCGGCGCTGCGCATTTTGCAGGCCAAGCTCCGGCTGTACAATGGCGACTTTGCGCCGCAAAATGTGCTGGTGGATACGGAAGGTTTGGCGGAACAGATCGGGCAGGGGAATACGGCCGTGTTCGACATGGCTCAATCGGCTGTCACCCTCATCTCCCCCAGCGCGGAGGAATTGGCCGAACGGCTGGCCCGCCCACCTGGCCCCGGCGACCGCATCCTCATTTTTACCGATTTGCAGGAGGCGCGGCAGTGCAGCGGCTGCCCGGCGGAACCGTACATTGGTCCTACGGCGCTGGCCGAATACATTCTCACCTTGTATGGCCCGGCCGCCAGCGGCCAGGTGCAGCCAGAGCAAATCACCAGCTTCACCTTTGCCGATTTGCGCGATTTTGTGGCCGCCGGTCCCGATCTGATCGTGCTGCCTACGGCCACGCCGCCGCCTACGCCGACCACTGAAGCGGCCGGCACGCCAGATACGCAGTTCCTGCCGCTGGACCCCACGCCCACGCCCGCCCCGACGCCGACCATCCCGGCCGCCTACCGGGTGCAAGAAGCGTTCCGCGATGGCGTGGATTGGATCGTTTTTGCCATGCTGGACGACAGCCAGATGCAGCCGCTGCACGACTTTTTGGTGCAGCGCCAGGATTTGCTGCGCAACAAGCAGGTGATTGCCTTTGCCTACCACGCGCCCTATTACCTGGACAGCACAGAAATCAGTAAATTAACGGCTTATTTTGGCGTGTACAGCAAAATAGATGCCTTTATAGATGCTTCGGCGCGGGCTTTGTTTTTGGAACTGCCGCTGAGTGGGCGGTCGCCAGTGGATATTGAGGGTATCCGTTACAGCGTCGCCAGCCAAACCTCACCTGATCCCAATCAGGTGATTGAGTTGTATGTGGTGGATGGTCAGGGCGGCGTGCAGTCGCCTTCCAGCGAAGCGCCGTTGGAAACATCGGTGGGGGATACGCTGCGGCTGCAAACGGGCGTCATTCGTGACCGCAACGGCCACCCGGTTCCCGGCGGCACGATAGTCCAATTTATGCAGCGAGACCGTATTCAGGGCACGTTTAATGTGATTGCCGAGGTCCCGACGAGCAATGGCGTGGCGCAGTTGGATTATGTGCTGCAAGCCAGCACCGGGCCGGGAAAGTTTCGCATTACGGCCGTTTCTGGCGATGCCCGCGCTTCGGAAGAGGTGGACATCCTCATCGAAGGGGCGGCGCAGGTGGCCGTGATTACGCCGACGCCATCGCCGACGGAAACGCCCACCCTGACGCCCACCCCCACAGAGACGCCCGCTCCCACAGAGACGCCTGAGCCGGCGGTAACAGCCACGGCCGTCCCTCTGCAAAATCCACCTGAACTACCCCTGATTAGCATTGCGCGGTCGGAAATTGCGATGTTGACGGCCGTTTTGGGTGGGCTGCTGGTCATTGCTGTGTTGGGCTACAGCCTCGGTTTGCGTTACCAGATGAACCTGACGTGGCAGGTGGGTTGGGTATTGTGGGGCCTGGCGGGCGGTTTGCTGATCTACATTTATTACGCGCTGGGGCTGCCAGGTACGGCCGTGTTTTCCAGTTTTGGCGGCTGGGCCGGGCTGATCACCACCCTTGTCGGTGGGGTGATTGGCTTATTCACCTACACCTACGCCCGTCCCCCGGCTAATCATTCGTGATCGTCACTGTTCACACCACGTTTCTACTCCCCCGCTAAAACGGCCGTGATCGTCTGATTCAAATGAACCGGGTCTATTGGCTTGTTCAAAATGGCGGCCGCGCCAACCGTTCGCAAAGTGGGCAAAGTCATGTCCAATGGATGACCAGACATAAAAATCACCGGCGTTTGCCAGCCCTGCTGCCGCAGCGCCTGAATAAGAGCCACGCCGCCCATGTGCGGCATAATCACATCGCTGAGGATCAAATCCATCGGCTTGTCGCCCTGTGCTAATGAAGCCAGCGCCTCCAGTCCGTTGGCGGCTTCCCACACCTCATACTGCCACAGGCGCAAGCTATCGGCCAGCGCCGACCGCAGCATCGCATCGTCCTCCACAATCAACAGGCGCGCGCCCGGTCTGGACAAGGCGGTGTCGGCCGGCGGCCTGCTGTTCAGGTTGTTTTGCAGCACCAAAGCGGGCAGGTAGATGTCGAATGTGGCCCCCTTGCCAACCTGACTGGTGATATTGATATGACCGTTGTGCTGCCCCACAATGCCATGTACCTGCGCCAGCCCCAACCCCACCCCTTTGCCGGGTCCTTTGGTCGTAAAAAATGGCTCGAATATGTGCCTGATAACGTCTGGCTCAATACCTGCGCCGCTGTCGCTCACGGCCAGGTGAATCCAATGGCCTGGGTGCATGGTGGGCAGCGGCGCTTCTTGGGCGGCGGACAGCGCCAGGTGGGTCAGCCGAAATGTCAGTCGTCCGCCGTCAGGCATGGCGTCGCGGGCGTTGACGGCCAGATTGAGGATCACCTGTTGGATGCGGGTCAGGTCGGCCTCGACCAGATAATCGCCGGGGTCGGCGTACAGATCGATCTGAACGTGTTCGGGCAGGGTGCGCCGCAGCAGTTTTGTCTCTTCTTGCAAGGTGTGTAAGAGGTCTAACGGCCGTGTCGCCAACGAAGCCTGCCGGCTAAAGTCTAAAATCTGCTGGA includes:
- a CDS encoding response regulator transcription factor — translated: MMGKHILVVDDDTLMRRSIGFKLEQAGYRVSTAGSAEDGLALARRDRPDLVLLDVGLPGMDGLEALRHLQLEMDNVPVIFVTARRRELDTILGLELGADAYITKPFNPDVLLAHVRSVLRRSGSAAEPPSRPEPITVGDLTINPAAHTVEVAGNMLALPAKEFAVLHTLALEAGYVVTMDDLLNQVWGAEFSGEPQVVYVHVRWLREKIEDNPQEPKRLVTVRGVGYKLMPYIRPQSK
- a CDS encoding gamma-glutamylcyclotransferase, with product MAHQMVHQMGHQMVHQTDMKPNPEPLPFFVYGTLLPGQPNAYLWQEAVAGQQTAVLPNGRLYDLGAFPMLVQEGEESVRGVLLQIEAEQYQQVLDRLDALEGYDPTRPDASAYRRVKCLVTGADGRLYTAWVYLGHTAAQPDMKPIPGGDWAAYAAATFPDIEQWWQSIASVHGLLNPPPTGA
- the smpB gene encoding SsrA-binding protein SmpB → MAKPEGSIKVIAKNKRATFDFQLLDKFEAGLVLTGTEIKSIRDHQVNLQNSYVQARKGELWLVDVHIAPYVHGTRENHDPVRPRKLLLHRREINKILDQIAQKSLTLIPTRLYLKDGRAKIEIALARGKQKQDKRQDIAKRDDQRRMERALQEKYR
- a CDS encoding S41 family peptidase, yielding MNDSKSSPVKWIVWIVGGLGLVCLVSTMSAASFFLGRASAFNNTAVETVTELVEVTRQVEVVVTVVETVVETAVPIPTTTVPTTPQAETATEVVAQPDPPTPQPTETTPETAVPEVVQDLDLDIFYEAWNIIGQQYDGELPDDEELLYAIIGSSINALDDPYTRFVVPEVAARLRQDMGGSVEGIGAFVRETEDGFIEIVRPINGQPADLVGLRAGDLIIAVDGESIIGQGIDEVLLKVRGPQGSVVVLTILRGGDEELEFTVTRTRFEIPIIETSMVTDDIGYIRLTEFNANANQRVREALNELTAQGAQSIIFDLRDNPGGFLDQSIRIADLFLADGVILFERNNKGLSETFTAVPGDEGEEIPMVLLVNAGSASASEIVAGALGDNDRAILIGETTFGKGSVQQLHTLSNGAELRVTIARWYTPANISISDAGIAPDIEIPSPDDFDLGGEGDTQLERAIEYLQTGQ
- a CDS encoding S41 family peptidase, whose protein sequence is MSEKTRNILAIAMLMLLAGSAFVAGYFTNDFVELQTGGTLVRQRQEFDVFWEAWERIEESFIGDMPSTRDLTYNAIRGSMSYLQDPYTVFIEPVARAEERQSLQGTFGGIGALLSRPEEGGPIILEPIPGNPAEKAGMLLGDVLLAVDGLEITPDLAVTAVRDMVRGEKGTVVVLTVIHPGETEPVDLEIVRGDILDPSVSYRLMGDDNTIGYIRLARFSGESSREVAEAITSLQEQGATTLILDLRNNGGGLLNAAVEVADHFLANGPILYQVSKDEGERAYMATTTTLSPDTPLVVLVNAGTASASEIVAGALQDRERATLIGDHQTYGKGSVQLVYDLSDGSSVHVTSARWFTPNHHQIDQQGLQPDITVVVTQEAIDNGRDEVLNRALEFLQNES